A genomic window from Hypomesus transpacificus isolate Combined female chromosome 15, fHypTra1, whole genome shotgun sequence includes:
- the stard13b gene encoding stAR-related lipid transfer protein 13 isoform X4, whose protein sequence is MTSKRKSMKLKLRRSFSEQLRDSTSKAWDLLWKNVRERRLAELEAKEACDWLRAAGFPQYAQLFEDSQFPIDISSVKKDHDFLDKDLVEPLCRRLNTLNKCASMKLDLNLPKKKSEDSDEDDVFAISDKWTFEWSSRRWSRLQDIDCLLGPHGAGQGARDGPALRTTASSESVVTDLSEPEVSSLHSESSGGSGHRGLSTEDSDCSNRTCPDSAAMPDSTSLTLPHLPKDLSHYGSLPDKHGRAGRVRAKDFLRRMETLRSRGTLGRGRKALVISAPVLQQESRALRTQHCVEIINGELGSMEAPPSRGLSSQFQSSSEGSSHSSGSTVSTPSLRERKPHRDKRSGMYLEDVDIFPGSQVKRVAEQNRRNEFRSYEDLVVHIPKDHKPGTFPKALSIESLSPTKRTSINLHTGSMHLDAQLPPSHKEVRPLTQCCPRGSRLSVYDNVPGSHLYASTGDLMDLEKEDLFPHLDDILQHVNGLQQIVDHWSKNVLPAGEGLSLRREDGEETGGLQSSSHITLDFEGNSGLEGHVMPSEGDRDGTSLNETDPTGLLERRDSGVGASLTRPNRLRWPSFQISNRLSHSVASLQITNQSAGQLSLLQKFSLLRLTATMEKYSMSNKHGWTWSVPKFIKRMKVPDYKDKNVFGVPLMVHVQRSGQPLPLSLQQALRYLRSQCLDQVGLFRKSGVKSRILALRQMNESSPDNVSYEDQSAYDVADMVKQFFRDLPEPLLTSKLGETFLHIYQYVPKDQRLQAIQAAIMLMSDENREVLQTLLCFLSDVTSNVEENQMTPMNIAVCLAPSLFHLNILKMDNISPRAMQKKYATGRPDQKDLNENLAATQGLAHMIIECNRLFEIPHEMVTQSRNSYVEADLQAPTMEELCRQLEDDDGTYQTHMEIRLHILLKEAREKSKHWVSCPSTDNTELYYKKVGDGSPLRRWRVCVEVEAPPSVVLNRVVRERHLWDVDLLQWKVRETLDKQTEVFQYVLNRMAPHPSRDFVVLRTWKTDLPKGTCSLLSVSIEHEDCPLVGGVRGVVLESSYLLEPCGSGKSRLTHICRVDLKGRTPEWYNKVFGHLCAAEAARIRNSFQPLTAHGPETTI, encoded by the exons AACTCGAAGCTAAGGAAGCATGTGACTGGCTGCGAGCAGCAGGATTCCCTCAATACGCCCAGTTGTTTGAAG ACTCTCAGTTTCCCATTGACATCTCTTCCGTGAAGAAGGATCATGACTTCCTGGACAAAGATCTTGTGGAACCCCTCTGCAG GCGCCTCAATACCTTGAACAAGTGTGCCTCTATGAAACTTGACCTAAACCTTCCTAAGAAGAAA AGTGAAGACTCAGATGAGGACGACGTATTTGCTATCAGTGACAAATGGACCTTTGAGTGGAGCAGCCGGCGTTGGTCTAGGCTTCAGGACATCGACTGTCTGCTGGGTCCGCATGGAGCGGGCCAGGGTGCCAGGGACGGCCCGGCTCTGAGGACCACTGCCAGCAGTGAGAGTGTTGTGACGGACTTGAGTGAGCCGGAGGTGTCCTCCCTCCACAGTGAGAGCAGCGGGGGCAGCGGCCACAGGGGCCTCAGCACTGAGGACTCAGACTGCTCCAACCGCACCTGCCCCGACTCTGCTGCCATGCCTGACTCCACCTCTCTCACGCTGCCCCACCTCCCCAAGGACCTCTCCCACTATGGCTCTCTGCCCGACAAGCACGGCCGCGCTGGCCGCGTGCGGGCCAAAGATTTTTTACGGCGCATGGAGACGCTGCGCTCGCGGGGTACGCTGGGGAGAGGCCGCAAGGCGCTGGTGATCAGTGCCCCCGTGCTGCAGCAGGAGTCGCGGGCGCTGAGGACGCAGCACTGTGTCGAGATCATCAACGGAGAACTGGGCTCCATGGAGGCCCCCCCCAGCCGAGGCCTGTCCTCCCAGTTCCAGTCCAGCAGTGAGGGCAGCAGCCACTCCAGCGGCAGTACcgtcagcacccccagcctgaGGGAGCGCAAGCCCCACAGGGACAAGCGCAGCGGCATGTACCTGGAGGACGTGGACATCTTCCCCGGCAGCCAGGTGAAGAGGGTGGCTGAGCAGAACCGCAGGAATGAGTTCCGTTCCTATGAAGACCTGGTCGTCCACATCCCCAAAGACCACAAGCCAGGCACCTTTCCAAAAGCACTATCCATAGAGAGCTTGTCCCCCACCAAGAGGACCTCCATCAACTTGCACACAGGCAGCATGCACCTGGACGCACAACTGCCCCCCAGCCATAAGGAGGTCAGGCCCTTGACCCAGTGTTGCCCCAGGGGCAGCCGCCTCAGCGTGTACGACAACGTCCCTGGCTCCCACCTGTACGCCAGCACCGGCGACCTGATGGACCTGGAGAAAGAGGACCTATTCCCCCATCTGGATGACATTCTGCAGCACGTTAACGGTCTGCAGCAGATAGTAGACCACTGGTCGAAGAATGTACTGCCCGCAGGAGAGGGGCTGTCGCTGAGACGAGAGGACGGGGAGGAGACCGGGGGCCTGCAGTCATCCAGCCACATCACTTTAGACTTTGAGGGAAATTCAGGCCTGGAGGGCCATGTGATGCCCAGCGAGGGAGACAGGGACGGGACGTCCCTCAATGAGACAGACCCCACTGggctcctggagaggagggactCGGGGGTTGGGGCTTCACTCACCAGGCCTAATCG CTTGAGATGGCCCAGCTTCCAGATATCCAACCGCCTGAGTCATTCAGTAGCCTCTCTGCAGAtcaccaaccaatcagcaggcCAGCTGAGTCTGCTGCAGAAGTTTTCCTTGCTGCGACTCACTGCCACCATGGAGAAGTACTCCATGTCTAACAAGCATGGCTGGACCTG GTCAGTGCCAAAGTTTATCAAGAGAATGAAAGTGCCAGACTACAAGGACAAGAATGTGTTTGGCGTTCCCTTGATGGTGCACGTGCAACGTTCCGGCCAGCCTCTTCCCCTCAGCCTGCAGCAGGCCCTGCGCTACCTGAGGAGCCAGTGCCTGGACCAG GTGGGTCTTTTCCGTAAGTCGGGGGTGAAGTCTCGTATTCTGGCACTGCGGCAGATGAATGAGAGCTCTCCAGACAACGTGAGCTATGAGGACCAATCAGCTTATGATGTCGCAGATATGGTGAAGCAGTTCTTCAGAGATCTACCAGAGCCTCTTCTCACCAGCAAGCTGGGAGAGACCTTCCTCCACATTTACCAGT ATGTGCCTAAGGATCAGAGATTACAGGCCATCCAGGCAGCCATTATGCTCATGTCAGACGAGAACAGAGAGGTGCTGCAGACACTGCTCTGCTTCCTAAGTGATGTCACTTCCAATGTGGAGGAGAACCAGATGACCCCTATGAACATCGCAGTGTGTctggccccctccctcttccacctcAACATCCTGAAGATGGACAACATCTCCCCCAG GGCCATGCAGAAGAAGTACGCCACGGGCCGGCCCGACCAGAAGGATCTGAATGAGAACCTGGCGGCAACACAGGGCCTTGCTCACATGATCATAGAGTGCAACCGCCTGTTTGAG ATCCCTCATGAGATGGTGACCCAGTCGAGGAACTCCTACGTGGAGGCTGACCTGCAGGCCCCCACCATGGAGGAGCTGTGTAGGCAGTTGGAGGATGACGACGGGACCTATCAAACACACATGGAGATCAGACTGCACATCCTGCTCAAAGAGGCCAGAGAGAAATCTAAACACTGGGTGTCCTGCCCCAGTACAGACAACACTGAACTCTACTATAAGAAG GTAGGTGATGGGAGCCCTCTGCGGCGatggcgcgtgtgtgtggaggtggaggctcCTCCCTCTGTGGTGCTGAACCGTGTGGTGCGAGAGCGCCACCTGTGGGACGTGGATCTGCTGCAGTGGAAGGTCCGTGAGACactagacaaacagacagaggtgTTCCAATACGTCCTCAACCGCATGGCTCCTCACCCAAGCAGGGATTTTGTTGTCCTCAG GACTTGGAAGACAGACTTGCCCAAAGGCACATGTTCCCTGTTGTCTGTGTCCATCGAGCATGAGGACTGTCCTCTTGTTGGTGGGGTACGAGGTGTGGTTCTGGAATCCAGCTACCTTCTGGAGCCTTGTGGCTCCGGGAagtccagactcacacacatctGCAGAGTGGACCTAAA AGGGAGGACTCCAGAGTGGTATAATAAAGTGTTTGGTCACCTTTGTGCTGCTGAAGCTGCTCGAATCCGCAACTCCTTCCAGCCCCTGACTGCCCATGGCCCTGAGACCACCATCTGA
- the stard13b gene encoding stAR-related lipid transfer protein 13 isoform X6, protein MKLDLNLPKKKSEDSDEDDVFAISDKWTFEWSSRRWSRLQDIDCLLGPHGAGQGARDGPALRTTASSESVVTDLSEPEVSSLHSESSGGSGHRGLSTEDSDCSNRTCPDSAAMPDSTSLTLPHLPKDLSHYGSLPDKHGRAGRVRAKDFLRRMETLRSRGTLGRGRKALVISAPVLQQESRALRTQHCVEIINGELGSMEAPPSRGLSSQFQSSSEGSSHSSGSTVSTPSLRERKPHRDKRSGMYLEDVDIFPGSQVKRVAEQNRRNEFRSYEDLVVHIPKDHKPGTFPKALSIESLSPTKRTSINLHTGSMHLDAQLPPSHKEVRPLTQCCPRGSRLSVYDNVPGSHLYASTGDLMDLEKEDLFPHLDDILQHVNGLQQIVDHWSKNVLPAGEGLSLRREDGEETGGLQSSSHITLDFEGNSGLEGHVMPSEGDRDGTSLNETDPTGLLERRDSGVGASLTRPNRLRWPSFQISNRLSHSVASLQITNQSAGQLSLLQKFSLLRLTATMEKYSMSNKHGWTWSVPKFIKRMKVPDYKDKNVFGVPLMVHVQRSGQPLPLSLQQALRYLRSQCLDQVGLFRKSGVKSRILALRQMNESSPDNVSYEDQSAYDVADMVKQFFRDLPEPLLTSKLGETFLHIYQYVPKDQRLQAIQAAIMLMSDENREVLQTLLCFLSDVTSNVEENQMTPMNIAVCLAPSLFHLNILKMDNISPRAMQKKYATGRPDQKDLNENLAATQGLAHMIIECNRLFEIPHEMVTQSRNSYVEADLQAPTMEELCRQLEDDDGTYQTHMEIRLHILLKEAREKSKHWVSCPSTDNTELYYKKVGDGSPLRRWRVCVEVEAPPSVVLNRVVRERHLWDVDLLQWKVRETLDKQTEVFQYVLNRMAPHPSRDFVVLRTWKTDLPKGTCSLLSVSIEHEDCPLVGGVRGVVLESSYLLEPCGSGKSRLTHICRVDLKGRTPEWYNKVFGHLCAAEAARIRNSFQPLTAHGPETTI, encoded by the exons ATGAAACTTGACCTAAACCTTCCTAAGAAGAAA AGTGAAGACTCAGATGAGGACGACGTATTTGCTATCAGTGACAAATGGACCTTTGAGTGGAGCAGCCGGCGTTGGTCTAGGCTTCAGGACATCGACTGTCTGCTGGGTCCGCATGGAGCGGGCCAGGGTGCCAGGGACGGCCCGGCTCTGAGGACCACTGCCAGCAGTGAGAGTGTTGTGACGGACTTGAGTGAGCCGGAGGTGTCCTCCCTCCACAGTGAGAGCAGCGGGGGCAGCGGCCACAGGGGCCTCAGCACTGAGGACTCAGACTGCTCCAACCGCACCTGCCCCGACTCTGCTGCCATGCCTGACTCCACCTCTCTCACGCTGCCCCACCTCCCCAAGGACCTCTCCCACTATGGCTCTCTGCCCGACAAGCACGGCCGCGCTGGCCGCGTGCGGGCCAAAGATTTTTTACGGCGCATGGAGACGCTGCGCTCGCGGGGTACGCTGGGGAGAGGCCGCAAGGCGCTGGTGATCAGTGCCCCCGTGCTGCAGCAGGAGTCGCGGGCGCTGAGGACGCAGCACTGTGTCGAGATCATCAACGGAGAACTGGGCTCCATGGAGGCCCCCCCCAGCCGAGGCCTGTCCTCCCAGTTCCAGTCCAGCAGTGAGGGCAGCAGCCACTCCAGCGGCAGTACcgtcagcacccccagcctgaGGGAGCGCAAGCCCCACAGGGACAAGCGCAGCGGCATGTACCTGGAGGACGTGGACATCTTCCCCGGCAGCCAGGTGAAGAGGGTGGCTGAGCAGAACCGCAGGAATGAGTTCCGTTCCTATGAAGACCTGGTCGTCCACATCCCCAAAGACCACAAGCCAGGCACCTTTCCAAAAGCACTATCCATAGAGAGCTTGTCCCCCACCAAGAGGACCTCCATCAACTTGCACACAGGCAGCATGCACCTGGACGCACAACTGCCCCCCAGCCATAAGGAGGTCAGGCCCTTGACCCAGTGTTGCCCCAGGGGCAGCCGCCTCAGCGTGTACGACAACGTCCCTGGCTCCCACCTGTACGCCAGCACCGGCGACCTGATGGACCTGGAGAAAGAGGACCTATTCCCCCATCTGGATGACATTCTGCAGCACGTTAACGGTCTGCAGCAGATAGTAGACCACTGGTCGAAGAATGTACTGCCCGCAGGAGAGGGGCTGTCGCTGAGACGAGAGGACGGGGAGGAGACCGGGGGCCTGCAGTCATCCAGCCACATCACTTTAGACTTTGAGGGAAATTCAGGCCTGGAGGGCCATGTGATGCCCAGCGAGGGAGACAGGGACGGGACGTCCCTCAATGAGACAGACCCCACTGggctcctggagaggagggactCGGGGGTTGGGGCTTCACTCACCAGGCCTAATCG CTTGAGATGGCCCAGCTTCCAGATATCCAACCGCCTGAGTCATTCAGTAGCCTCTCTGCAGAtcaccaaccaatcagcaggcCAGCTGAGTCTGCTGCAGAAGTTTTCCTTGCTGCGACTCACTGCCACCATGGAGAAGTACTCCATGTCTAACAAGCATGGCTGGACCTG GTCAGTGCCAAAGTTTATCAAGAGAATGAAAGTGCCAGACTACAAGGACAAGAATGTGTTTGGCGTTCCCTTGATGGTGCACGTGCAACGTTCCGGCCAGCCTCTTCCCCTCAGCCTGCAGCAGGCCCTGCGCTACCTGAGGAGCCAGTGCCTGGACCAG GTGGGTCTTTTCCGTAAGTCGGGGGTGAAGTCTCGTATTCTGGCACTGCGGCAGATGAATGAGAGCTCTCCAGACAACGTGAGCTATGAGGACCAATCAGCTTATGATGTCGCAGATATGGTGAAGCAGTTCTTCAGAGATCTACCAGAGCCTCTTCTCACCAGCAAGCTGGGAGAGACCTTCCTCCACATTTACCAGT ATGTGCCTAAGGATCAGAGATTACAGGCCATCCAGGCAGCCATTATGCTCATGTCAGACGAGAACAGAGAGGTGCTGCAGACACTGCTCTGCTTCCTAAGTGATGTCACTTCCAATGTGGAGGAGAACCAGATGACCCCTATGAACATCGCAGTGTGTctggccccctccctcttccacctcAACATCCTGAAGATGGACAACATCTCCCCCAG GGCCATGCAGAAGAAGTACGCCACGGGCCGGCCCGACCAGAAGGATCTGAATGAGAACCTGGCGGCAACACAGGGCCTTGCTCACATGATCATAGAGTGCAACCGCCTGTTTGAG ATCCCTCATGAGATGGTGACCCAGTCGAGGAACTCCTACGTGGAGGCTGACCTGCAGGCCCCCACCATGGAGGAGCTGTGTAGGCAGTTGGAGGATGACGACGGGACCTATCAAACACACATGGAGATCAGACTGCACATCCTGCTCAAAGAGGCCAGAGAGAAATCTAAACACTGGGTGTCCTGCCCCAGTACAGACAACACTGAACTCTACTATAAGAAG GTAGGTGATGGGAGCCCTCTGCGGCGatggcgcgtgtgtgtggaggtggaggctcCTCCCTCTGTGGTGCTGAACCGTGTGGTGCGAGAGCGCCACCTGTGGGACGTGGATCTGCTGCAGTGGAAGGTCCGTGAGACactagacaaacagacagaggtgTTCCAATACGTCCTCAACCGCATGGCTCCTCACCCAAGCAGGGATTTTGTTGTCCTCAG GACTTGGAAGACAGACTTGCCCAAAGGCACATGTTCCCTGTTGTCTGTGTCCATCGAGCATGAGGACTGTCCTCTTGTTGGTGGGGTACGAGGTGTGGTTCTGGAATCCAGCTACCTTCTGGAGCCTTGTGGCTCCGGGAagtccagactcacacacatctGCAGAGTGGACCTAAA AGGGAGGACTCCAGAGTGGTATAATAAAGTGTTTGGTCACCTTTGTGCTGCTGAAGCTGCTCGAATCCGCAACTCCTTCCAGCCCCTGACTGCCCATGGCCCTGAGACCACCATCTGA